The Nocardioides sp. S-1144 genome includes a region encoding these proteins:
- a CDS encoding thymidine kinase — protein sequence MAELQFFTGTMDSGKSTLALQTNHNHAARHRSGRIFTTHDRAGEATLSSRLGLTHEAIEVAGDFDFWHYVVDSLTHGARIDYLICDEAQFYTRAQVDQLAKVVDELQVDVFAFGILTDFRTDLFPGSQRLVELADRMHVLQVEALCWCGKRATHNARTEDGAMVVEGEVIVVGDVEDTGTPGGPAGPPAEVAYEVLCRQHHRRRLTAARAQAVSLAPEPLPFG from the coding sequence GTGGCCGAGCTCCAGTTCTTCACCGGCACCATGGACTCCGGCAAGAGCACCCTGGCGCTGCAGACCAACCACAACCACGCGGCCCGGCACCGCAGCGGGCGGATCTTCACCACCCACGACCGCGCCGGCGAGGCGACGCTCTCCAGCCGTCTGGGGCTGACCCACGAGGCGATCGAGGTGGCCGGCGACTTCGACTTCTGGCACTACGTCGTCGACTCGCTCACCCACGGCGCCCGGATCGACTACCTCATCTGCGACGAGGCCCAGTTCTACACCCGCGCCCAGGTCGACCAACTCGCCAAGGTCGTCGACGAGCTCCAGGTCGACGTCTTCGCCTTCGGCATCCTGACGGACTTCCGCACCGACCTGTTCCCCGGCAGCCAGCGGCTGGTCGAGCTCGCCGACCGGATGCACGTGCTGCAGGTCGAGGCGCTGTGCTGGTGCGGCAAGCGGGCCACCCACAACGCCCGCACCGAGGACGGCGCGATGGTCGTCGAGGGCGAGGTGATCGTCGTCGGCGACGTCGAGGACACCGGCACGCCGGGCGGCCCGGCCGGCCCACCCGCCGAGGTCGCCTACGAGGTGCTGTGCCGCCAGCACCACCGCCGGCGGCTCACCGCCGCCCGCGCCCAGGCGGTCAGCCTGGCACCGGAGCCGCTGCCGTTCGGCTGA
- a CDS encoding DUF6104 family protein → MYFTDRGIEELDKRRGDEEVTLAWVAEQLQAFTDAHPEFETAVERFATWLARLDDPED, encoded by the coding sequence ATGTACTTCACCGACCGGGGCATCGAGGAGCTGGACAAGCGACGCGGCGACGAGGAGGTCACGCTCGCCTGGGTCGCCGAGCAGCTGCAGGCCTTCACCGACGCCCACCCGGAGTTCGAGACGGCCGTCGAGCGGTTCGCGACCTGGTTGGCCAGGCTCGACGACCCGGAGGACTGA
- a CDS encoding alkaline phosphatase family protein, producing the protein MTAEFVEPAYGRRSLADVVPAVAQALGVATTPPPSGLALPPAAAYVVLLVDGLGARLLERYAHAAPYLSGLLGDSGGAGTAGVPSTTATSLTSLGTGLAPGAHGLVGFTARVPGTGRLLNHLAWDADVDPLEWQPHPTAFGTLAAAGVFVTVVNKREFRTSGLSVASMRGAEYVGADRTGERIAAAVTASAQRPSLTYLYDSDLDWTGHKLGVASSAWLQQLAMIDAEAEQLREALPADRRLVVVADHGMVDSPEASRVDVDRHDELLDGVALLGGEARFRHLYCRTGAVDDVLATWRDVLGERADVLSRDEAIRRGWFGPVDAAVVPRLGDVLVAARGDAGIFSSERFAYETTLVGLHGSLTADEMLIPILVD; encoded by the coding sequence ATGACCGCCGAGTTCGTCGAGCCCGCCTACGGACGACGCTCGCTCGCCGACGTCGTCCCCGCCGTCGCGCAGGCGCTCGGCGTCGCGACCACGCCACCGCCGAGCGGGCTGGCGCTGCCACCGGCGGCGGCCTACGTCGTGCTCCTCGTCGACGGCCTCGGCGCCCGGCTCCTCGAGCGCTACGCCCACGCCGCGCCGTACCTCTCGGGCCTGCTGGGCGACAGCGGGGGAGCCGGCACGGCCGGCGTCCCGTCGACCACGGCCACCAGCCTGACCTCGCTCGGCACCGGTCTGGCGCCGGGAGCGCACGGGCTGGTCGGCTTCACCGCCCGGGTGCCGGGCACCGGCCGGCTGCTCAACCACCTGGCCTGGGACGCCGACGTCGACCCGCTCGAGTGGCAGCCGCACCCCACGGCGTTCGGCACCCTCGCCGCGGCCGGGGTGTTCGTCACCGTCGTCAACAAGCGCGAGTTCCGCACCTCCGGGCTGAGCGTGGCCTCCATGCGCGGCGCCGAGTACGTCGGCGCCGACCGGACCGGTGAGCGGATCGCCGCCGCCGTCACGGCCTCGGCCCAGCGGCCCTCGCTCACCTACCTCTACGACAGCGACCTCGACTGGACCGGCCACAAGCTCGGGGTCGCCTCGAGCGCCTGGCTCCAGCAGCTCGCGATGATCGACGCCGAGGCCGAGCAGCTGCGCGAGGCGCTGCCCGCGGACCGGCGCCTCGTGGTGGTCGCCGACCACGGGATGGTCGACTCGCCCGAGGCGAGCCGCGTCGACGTCGACCGGCACGACGAGCTGCTCGACGGCGTCGCGCTCCTCGGCGGCGAGGCCCGCTTCCGGCACCTCTACTGCCGCACCGGCGCGGTCGACGACGTCCTCGCGACCTGGCGCGACGTCCTCGGCGAGCGGGCCGACGTGCTGAGCCGCGACGAGGCGATCCGGCGCGGCTGGTTCGGGCCGGTCGACGCCGCCGTCGTGCCCCGCCTGGGCGACGTCCTGGTGGCGGCGCGCGGCGACGCCGGCATCTTCTCCTCGGAGCGGTTCGCCTACGAGACCACCCTGGTCGGCCTGCACGGCTCCCTCACCGCCGACGAGATGCTGATCCCGATCCTCGTCGACTGA
- a CDS encoding SGNH/GDSL hydrolase family protein gives MTRSRTQRRSWLPAVLLTLAAPLLAVVAGTAPPAAADGPGVGAPWVVTLGDSYISGEAGRWAGSSNASSSRADALGPTAYFDNAAGTGEQIPRCHRSRSAEAYVGGGVNGLNLACSGATTATSAGSTFKPGIDFYDDGAGRVGQARALQQAASTRNVEMVVVSIGGNDFGFADVVTSCVTNFLTSPSWWKNYCNDDRSVTANFTPANVAAVRDRIAGAFQNVRTAMRNAGYADGTWTLVAQTYPSPIPRGDGFRYAQGGYTRQSVGGCGFWNADATWANDVALPTINNTVRAALTQSGVAGGTVLDLAAAFNGRRLCESGVGLYEERGIASWRTAGAVDQTEWVNQIRTVSTCCASSPYYIQESIHPNYWGQLAARSCVRQVWNGGAPRGGSCTISGTGLVNGEPRMQLR, from the coding sequence GTGACCCGATCCCGCACCCAGCGCCGCTCCTGGCTCCCGGCCGTCCTGCTCACCCTGGCCGCCCCGCTGCTGGCGGTCGTCGCCGGCACCGCCCCGCCGGCCGCGGCCGACGGGCCGGGCGTCGGCGCGCCGTGGGTGGTCACCCTCGGCGACTCCTACATCAGCGGCGAGGCCGGCCGGTGGGCCGGCAGCAGCAACGCCTCGAGCAGCCGCGCCGACGCGCTCGGCCCCACCGCCTACTTCGACAACGCCGCCGGCACCGGCGAGCAGATCCCCCGGTGCCACCGCAGCAGGTCCGCCGAGGCCTACGTCGGCGGTGGCGTCAACGGGCTCAACCTCGCGTGCTCCGGCGCGACGACGGCCACCAGCGCCGGCAGCACCTTCAAGCCCGGCATCGACTTCTACGACGACGGCGCGGGCCGGGTCGGGCAGGCCCGGGCGCTGCAGCAGGCGGCGTCCACCCGGAACGTGGAGATGGTCGTCGTCTCCATCGGCGGCAACGACTTCGGCTTCGCCGACGTCGTCACCAGCTGCGTCACCAACTTCCTCACCTCCCCCAGCTGGTGGAAGAACTACTGCAACGACGACCGGTCGGTGACCGCGAACTTCACCCCCGCCAACGTCGCCGCCGTCCGCGACCGGATCGCCGGCGCCTTCCAGAACGTGCGGACCGCCATGCGCAACGCCGGGTACGCCGACGGCACCTGGACCCTGGTCGCGCAGACCTACCCCTCCCCGATCCCCCGCGGCGACGGCTTCCGCTACGCCCAGGGCGGCTACACCCGCCAGTCCGTCGGGGGCTGCGGCTTCTGGAACGCCGACGCCACGTGGGCCAACGACGTCGCCCTGCCGACGATCAACAACACCGTGCGCGCCGCGCTGACCCAGTCCGGCGTCGCCGGCGGCACGGTGCTCGACCTGGCCGCGGCGTTCAACGGACGTCGCCTGTGCGAGAGCGGCGTCGGCCTCTACGAGGAGCGCGGCATCGCGAGCTGGCGCACGGCCGGCGCGGTCGACCAGACCGAGTGGGTCAACCAGATCCGCACCGTTTCCACCTGCTGCGCCAGCAGCCCCTACTACATCCAGGAGTCGATCCACCCGAACTACTGGGGCCAGCTGGCGGCCCGCTCGTGCGTGCGCCAGGTCTGGAACGGGGGCGCGCCGCGCGGCGGCTCGTGCACGATCTCCGGCACCGGGCTCGTCAACGGTGAGCCGCGGATGCAGCTGAGGTAG
- a CDS encoding LysE family translocator codes for MPSSSQWIAFLVASILFIQVPGPSLLFTLGRALTVGRRDALLSVVGNALGVVVQVLLVAVGLGAVVAASATAYTVLKLVGAAYVVHLGVQAIRHRGDARAALLSDHAPAPEQGRRSVRTGFVVGVTNPKTIVFFVAFLPQFTADGSAAGPQLAVLGLVFGVLCVLSDGAWALVAGSARTWFSRRPERLDGLGVAGGTMMIALGAGMAAQQ; via the coding sequence GTGCCCAGCTCGAGCCAGTGGATCGCGTTCCTGGTCGCCTCGATCCTCTTCATCCAGGTCCCCGGCCCCAGCCTGCTGTTCACGCTCGGGCGCGCCCTCACCGTCGGGCGGCGCGACGCCCTGCTCTCGGTGGTCGGCAACGCGCTCGGCGTCGTGGTGCAGGTGCTGCTCGTCGCGGTCGGCCTCGGCGCCGTGGTGGCGGCCAGCGCGACGGCCTACACGGTGCTCAAGCTGGTCGGCGCGGCCTACGTCGTCCACCTCGGCGTGCAGGCGATCCGGCACCGCGGTGACGCACGGGCGGCGCTGCTGAGCGACCACGCACCGGCTCCTGAGCAGGGCCGCCGGTCCGTGCGCACCGGGTTCGTCGTCGGCGTCACCAACCCGAAGACTATCGTCTTCTTCGTGGCGTTCCTGCCACAGTTCACCGCCGACGGCTCGGCCGCCGGCCCCCAGCTGGCCGTGCTCGGCCTGGTCTTCGGCGTGCTGTGCGTGCTGTCCGACGGCGCCTGGGCACTGGTCGCGGGCTCCGCGCGCACCTGGTTCTCGAGGCGGCCGGAGCGGCTCGACGGTCTCGGCGTCGCCGGCGGCACGATGATGATCGCCCTCGGCGCGGGGATGGCCGCGCAGCAGTAG
- a CDS encoding bifunctional acetate--CoA ligase family protein/GNAT family N-acetyltransferase, producing the protein MTADPSTAVPDAPRHWQADVLLRDGRTAHIRPIRPDDAELLVEFYSRVSDRSKYYRFFSPMPTLSDRDVARFTQVDHDSRVALVLLLQGRMIAVGRYDVVKPGEAEVAFLVEDQHHGRGIAQLLLEHLAQAARERGIERFTAEVLPDNSRMIHTFRDAGYRVVSGYEDGVLTLEFSIDPTDTSIGVMRGREHRAEAASIERFFNPRSIAIIGASRRQDTIGQVLVRNLVTADFTGRVYAVNPSAAAVSGLPAFKTVGDIPDDVDVAIVAVPAESVTDVVLDCAAKGVHGMIVISSGFAETGEEGRQRQRHLVGLSRSYGLRLIGPNCLGVINTDPAVSVNASLSPVMPPRGRAGFFCQSGALGSAILEKVQNRGLGLTTFVSAGNRADVSGNDLLQYWEEDDATEVVLLYLESIGNPRKFSRIARRVSLRKPIIAVRSGRTTQGVPMGHAVRRIAAPAEALDAMFRQAGIIQVGTLEEMFDVAQLLAHQPLPRGRRVAIVGNSDALGLLAADAAAEVGLLVTRSVTLSAEPSAEDFEDALDDVIDDPEVDSVIAVYIPPLNVSGEDVANVLAAVGEQSDKPLVSSFLGAEGVPELLRVPDVAGSAAGRGSVPSYPAVESAVRALASVVEYAVWLRTPDGPAALLDDVDTLAVKRIVNEALAAEPEGCELTPEQLAGVLAAYGIELWPSYPVANARMAQAAGKRLGWDVVLKATAEGLRERPDLAHVWRNIDSPAEMRQAWEALTELVRDPANAGFVVQKKATPGVPVSIRSLEDPLFGPVVSFGISGPIIDLLSDRSYRIPPLGSRDVAAMVREMKSSPLLFGYRGAEQVDVADVERLISRVAQLQNDVPQLSSLELSLVLAGPEGTTVLTAAARVANIAEPRSDLFVRRMADHPGDTIPE; encoded by the coding sequence GTGACCGCGGACCCCTCCACCGCAGTGCCGGACGCGCCCCGCCACTGGCAGGCCGACGTGCTGCTGCGCGACGGCCGGACCGCCCACATCAGGCCGATCCGCCCCGACGACGCCGAGTTGCTGGTCGAGTTCTACTCCCGGGTGAGCGACCGGTCGAAGTACTACCGGTTCTTCTCCCCGATGCCGACCCTGTCCGACCGCGACGTCGCGCGCTTCACCCAGGTCGACCACGACAGCCGGGTCGCGCTGGTGCTGCTGCTCCAGGGCCGGATGATCGCCGTGGGCCGCTACGACGTCGTCAAGCCCGGCGAGGCCGAGGTCGCCTTCCTCGTCGAGGACCAGCACCACGGCCGCGGTATCGCCCAGCTGCTCCTCGAGCACCTGGCGCAGGCCGCCCGCGAGCGGGGGATCGAGCGGTTCACCGCCGAGGTGCTGCCCGACAACAGCCGGATGATCCACACCTTCCGCGACGCCGGCTACCGCGTCGTCAGCGGCTACGAGGACGGCGTCCTCACCCTCGAGTTCTCGATCGACCCCACCGACACCTCGATCGGGGTGATGCGCGGGCGCGAGCACCGCGCCGAGGCCGCCTCGATCGAGCGGTTCTTCAACCCGCGCTCCATCGCGATCATCGGCGCCAGCCGGCGCCAGGACACCATCGGGCAGGTCCTGGTGCGCAACCTGGTCACCGCCGACTTCACCGGCCGGGTCTACGCCGTCAACCCCAGCGCGGCGGCGGTGTCGGGGCTGCCGGCGTTCAAGACCGTCGGCGACATCCCCGACGACGTCGACGTCGCGATCGTGGCGGTGCCGGCCGAGTCGGTCACCGACGTCGTCCTCGACTGCGCGGCCAAGGGCGTGCACGGGATGATCGTGATCTCCTCGGGCTTCGCCGAGACCGGCGAGGAGGGGCGCCAGCGCCAGCGCCACCTCGTGGGGTTGTCGCGCTCCTACGGGCTGCGGCTGATCGGCCCGAACTGCCTCGGCGTCATCAACACCGACCCCGCGGTGTCGGTCAACGCCTCGCTCTCGCCGGTGATGCCGCCGCGCGGGCGCGCCGGGTTCTTCTGCCAGTCCGGCGCCCTCGGCTCCGCGATCCTGGAGAAGGTCCAGAACCGTGGCCTCGGCCTGACGACGTTCGTCTCCGCCGGCAACCGCGCCGACGTCTCCGGCAACGACCTGCTCCAGTACTGGGAGGAGGACGACGCCACCGAGGTCGTGCTGCTCTACCTGGAGTCGATCGGCAACCCCCGCAAGTTCTCCCGGATCGCCCGCCGGGTCTCGCTGCGCAAGCCGATCATCGCGGTCCGCTCGGGACGCACCACGCAGGGCGTGCCGATGGGCCACGCGGTGCGCCGGATCGCCGCGCCCGCCGAGGCCCTCGACGCGATGTTCCGCCAGGCCGGCATCATCCAGGTCGGCACGCTGGAGGAGATGTTCGACGTCGCCCAGCTGCTCGCCCACCAGCCGCTCCCGCGCGGGCGCCGGGTCGCGATCGTCGGCAACTCCGACGCGCTGGGCCTGCTGGCCGCCGACGCCGCCGCCGAGGTCGGGCTGCTGGTGACCCGCTCGGTCACGCTGAGCGCCGAGCCGAGCGCCGAGGACTTCGAGGACGCCCTCGACGACGTCATCGACGACCCCGAGGTCGACTCGGTGATCGCGGTCTACATCCCGCCCCTCAACGTGTCCGGCGAGGACGTCGCCAACGTGCTCGCCGCCGTGGGGGAGCAGTCCGACAAGCCGCTCGTGTCGTCGTTCCTCGGCGCCGAGGGCGTGCCCGAGCTGCTCCGCGTGCCCGACGTGGCCGGCTCCGCGGCCGGTCGTGGCTCGGTGCCGTCCTACCCCGCGGTCGAGTCGGCGGTGCGGGCGCTGGCCAGCGTCGTCGAGTACGCCGTGTGGCTGCGCACCCCCGACGGCCCGGCCGCCCTGCTCGACGACGTCGACACCCTCGCGGTGAAGCGGATCGTCAACGAGGCGCTCGCCGCCGAGCCCGAGGGCTGCGAGCTCACGCCGGAGCAGCTCGCCGGGGTGCTCGCCGCCTACGGGATCGAGCTGTGGCCGTCGTACCCGGTCGCGAACGCGCGGATGGCGCAGGCCGCCGGCAAGCGGCTCGGCTGGGACGTCGTCCTCAAGGCCACGGCGGAGGGGCTGCGCGAGCGGCCCGACCTGGCCCACGTGTGGCGCAACATCGACTCGCCCGCGGAGATGCGCCAGGCCTGGGAGGCGCTGACCGAGCTGGTCCGCGACCCGGCCAACGCCGGTTTCGTGGTGCAGAAGAAGGCGACGCCCGGCGTGCCGGTCTCGATCCGCAGCCTGGAGGACCCGCTCTTCGGCCCCGTGGTCTCCTTCGGCATCTCCGGCCCGATCATCGACCTGCTCTCCGACCGCTCCTACCGGATCCCCCCGCTCGGCTCCCGCGACGTCGCGGCCATGGTGCGCGAGATGAAGAGCTCGCCGCTGCTCTTCGGCTACCGCGGCGCCGAGCAGGTCGACGTCGCCGACGTCGAGCGGCTGATCAGCCGGGTCGCGCAGCTGCAGAACGACGTCCCGCAGCTGAGCTCGCTCGAGCTGTCCCTGGTGCTCGCCGGGCCCGAGGGCACCACGGTGCTCACCGCCGCCGCGCGGGTCGCCAACATCGCCGAGCCCCGCTCCGACCTGTTCGTGCGCCGGATGGCCGACCACCCGGGCGACACCATCCCGGAGTAG
- a CDS encoding DUF5998 family protein: MRPARPATPVDPHDPVDHSRGLRKAIDRTGYYPEVVTDAVTGAVAGEQVVSFYVHHEPTFENDEVRRHQSVVVLTPTRLILAHTDEHAGDDLLPEPYTSTSTEAVSLTSVKSVVVTRMTANPTKGPNPPAEAVMTIGWGGVSRLDLEPAGCSDPDCDADHGYTGVLASDDFSLRVSAAADGRDAVGGLLSFAASLSARTQH, from the coding sequence ATGCGTCCCGCCCGTCCCGCCACCCCGGTGGACCCCCACGACCCCGTCGACCACTCGCGCGGCCTCCGCAAGGCCATCGACCGCACGGGCTACTACCCGGAGGTCGTCACCGACGCCGTCACCGGGGCGGTGGCCGGTGAGCAGGTCGTCTCGTTCTACGTGCACCACGAGCCGACGTTCGAGAACGACGAGGTCCGCCGGCACCAGAGCGTCGTGGTGCTGACCCCGACCCGGCTGATCCTGGCCCACACCGACGAGCACGCCGGCGACGACCTGCTCCCGGAGCCCTACACCTCGACCTCGACCGAGGCCGTCAGCCTCACCTCGGTGAAGTCGGTGGTCGTCACCCGGATGACCGCCAACCCGACCAAGGGCCCCAACCCGCCGGCCGAGGCCGTGATGACGATCGGGTGGGGCGGCGTCAGCCGGCTCGACCTCGAGCCCGCCGGATGCAGCGACCCCGACTGCGACGCCGACCACGGCTACACCGGCGTCCTGGCCTCCGACGACTTCTCGCTGCGCGTCTCCGCGGCCGCCGACGGCCGCGACGCCGTGGGCGGGCTGCTCTCCTTCGCGGCGTCGCTCTCGGCCCGCACCCAGCACTGA